Proteins from one Rhizoctonia solani chromosome 5, complete sequence genomic window:
- a CDS encoding ATP-dependent DNA helicase PIF1 → MLRDVPPVIQPESMNPILQQSLESPRAHQLSEEQQYILNMALDGKSLFFTGSAGTGKSFLLRQIIKELKLSGRTMAVTASTGLAALNIGGRTLHLFAAVGNGGQHASILINRAWGSRKIHKWQSTNVLVIDEISMVKAQWFDVLSDIGKILRNNPKPFGGLQLIICGNFFQLPPVPEQSYIKTGIPVCFAFQAREWDWAVPNKFRLTRVFRQHDPKLINMLEEMRIGQIGLDSKALLYTLSREVKYPDGIGPVQLFPLRILADSANQQQMESLPGISMTYQAQDRFAKPTDSKSRFLDPERGRSLLDKMAMIRIGAQVMCTKNLRNTNIVNGSIGRILDFMTPAEAQQSKQFIHIIPSNDPNYKPGTAGPHWGTESYQVHPVDVESATKKPHNDKDGNFYFPTTETKGQAWPVVQFDDAVLLATPTLFTLEDVMGRTQACWKQIPLILAWALTMHKAQGQTLSRVKVDLSATFAPGQAYVGISRCKTLEGLEVLNFSSSVVFAHER, encoded by the exons ATGTTGCGGGATGTACCACCTGTCATACAACCTGAGAGTATGAACCCCATACTTCAACAGTCGCTTGAAAGTCCTAGAGCACACCAGTTATCAGAGGAACAACAATATATTCTTAACATGGCTTTGGATGGAAAGTCGTTATTTTTCACTGGATCTGCCG GAACCGGCAAATCTTTCCTTCTTAGACAGATTATTAAGGAATTAAAACTTAGCGGCCGCACCATGGCTGTAACTGCAAGCACCGGACTTGCTGCCTTGAACATTGGAGGAAGAACTCTTCACTTGTTTGCAG CGGTGGGAAATGGGGGCCAGCATGCTAGCATCCTAATTAATAGGGCTTGGGGTAGCAGAAAAATTCACAAATGGCAAAGCACAAACGTCTTGGTGATTGATGAAA TTTCCATGGTCAAAGCCCAATGGTTTGATGTCCTGAGTGATATTGGCAAAATTTTAAGAAATAATCCAAAACCTTTTGGAGGCTTGCAG TTGATCATATGTGGCAATTTCTTCCAACTCCCACCTGTCCCAGAGCAGTCCTACATCAAAACTGGTATACCAGTTTGCTTCGCCTTTCAAGCAAGAGAATGGGATTGGGCCGTTCCAAATAAATTCAGATTGACGCGCGTGTTCCGGCAACACGACCCCA AGCTGATAAATATGTTAGAAGAAATGCGCATTGGACAAATTGGTCTGGATTCAAAAGCTTTACTATACACCCTATCCAGGGAGGTCAAGTATCCAGACGGAATTGGTCCTGTTCAATTATTCCCACTTAGAATCCTAGCAGACTCCGCAAATCAACAACAGATGGAATCACTCCCTGGAATTTCAATGACATATCAAGCCCAAGATAGATTTGCCAAGCCTACAGATTCCAAAAGCCGATTCCTAGATCCCGAACGGGGAAGGTCATTGCTTGACAAAATGGCAATGATAAGG ATTGGGGCGCAGGTGATGTGCACCAAG AACCTCCGCAACACCAACATTGTCAATGGAAGCATTGGAAGAATATTGGATTTCATGACTCCAGCGGAGGCGCAACAATCAAAACAATTTATTCATATAATTCCAAGCAATGACCCTAACTATAAACCAGGAACAGCAGGACCACATTGGGGAACGGAATCGTACCAAGTGCATCCTGTTGACGTTGAGAGCGCCACGAAAAAACCACACAATGACAAGGATGGAAATTTTTATTTTCCAACTACTGAAACCAAGGGCCAGGCGTGGCCGGTTGTTCAATTTGATGATGCAGTCCTCCTTGCAACACCAACCCTATTTACATTAGAGGACGTAATGGGCAGGACTCAAGCATGTTGGAAGCAG ATACCATTGATATTGGCCTGGGCGTTAACT ATGCACAAAGCACAGGGGCAAACCCTTTCGCGTGTTAAGGTTGACTTGTCAGCAACCTTTGCTCCAGGCCAAG CATACGTAGGAATATCCCGCTGCAAGACTCTTGAAGGGTTAGAAGTTTTAAACTTCTCCTCGAGCGTTGTGTTTGCACACGAAAGGTAA